Proteins encoded by one window of Pyrinomonadaceae bacterium:
- a CDS encoding alpha/beta hydrolase has product MPETEIPFTESGKGIAVVLLHGYPFDKSMWSAQLHAIADAGFRAIAPDLRGLGENKSSGEVASMDDMARDVAALLNQLEVEQAVICGLSMGGYVAFEFMQLFPARVLGLVLAGTRAPADNDQEKAGREQQVQTMLRSGMVPISIATLPKLLAPRTLAEKPDVVKRVRAMITTSDPKGAAAAQRGMAARRDYTDDLGKINVPTLIIVGREDSIRPIADAELMHRGIRNSRLEIIEDAAHMTNMEQPEVFDEALLTFLKELT; this is encoded by the coding sequence GTGCCCGAAACAGAGATCCCATTCACAGAGAGCGGCAAAGGCATCGCGGTAGTTTTGCTGCATGGCTATCCGTTCGACAAATCGATGTGGAGCGCGCAGCTTCACGCGATCGCAGACGCAGGCTTTCGCGCGATTGCACCTGATCTACGAGGACTAGGGGAGAACAAATCATCCGGTGAAGTCGCTTCGATGGATGACATGGCGCGCGATGTTGCGGCGTTGCTCAATCAGCTGGAGGTGGAGCAAGCCGTCATCTGCGGACTTTCGATGGGCGGCTACGTTGCGTTCGAATTCATGCAACTGTTTCCGGCGCGCGTCCTTGGCTTAGTCCTCGCCGGAACACGCGCCCCAGCCGACAACGATCAGGAGAAAGCGGGACGCGAGCAGCAGGTGCAGACGATGCTGCGCTCGGGGATGGTGCCGATTAGTATTGCTACATTACCGAAACTGCTCGCGCCGCGGACACTCGCCGAGAAGCCGGACGTCGTTAAGCGTGTTCGCGCAATGATCACGACATCTGATCCAAAAGGCGCCGCCGCGGCCCAAAGAGGGATGGCTGCGCGACGCGATTACACGGACGACCTGGGGAAGATTAATGTGCCGACGCTAATCATCGTCGGCCGTGAAGACTCGATCCGGCCAATCGCGGACGCGGAATTAATGCATCGGGGCATTCGCAACTCGCGTCTCGAAATCATCGAAGACGCAGCACACATGACGAACATGGAACAACCGGAGGTTTTCGATGAGGCGTTACTGACGTTTTTGAAGGAATTGACGTAA
- a CDS encoding thioesterase family protein, whose translation MNQFTKFTIEERVRWGDVDAAGIIFYGSYIRFFEIAETELFRAVGLPYGKVFEELNIWLPRVHLECDFHRAAQMDDLLEVSVYVARIGKSSLRLNFEVRKRNEAGAIEEKLMATAHFVLVSTDRENLKPLPVPDELRRALEPYTSEPRA comes from the coding sequence ATGAATCAATTTACGAAATTCACGATCGAGGAACGCGTCCGGTGGGGTGACGTTGATGCCGCGGGAATTATTTTCTACGGCTCGTACATTCGTTTCTTTGAAATAGCCGAGACGGAATTATTTCGCGCCGTCGGCCTTCCCTACGGCAAAGTTTTCGAAGAACTAAACATTTGGCTGCCGCGCGTGCATTTAGAGTGCGACTTTCATCGCGCGGCGCAGATGGATGACCTGCTCGAAGTCAGCGTTTACGTGGCCCGGATAGGCAAGAGTTCGCTGCGTTTGAATTTCGAAGTGCGGAAGAGGAATGAAGCCGGCGCAATCGAAGAGAAGCTGATGGCTACCGCGCATTTTGTGCTTGTCTCAACCGATCGCGAGAACCTGAAACCCCTCCCCGTTCCGGACGAGCTGCGTCGCGCGCTCGAGCCCTACACGTCAGAACCGCGTGCGTAA
- a CDS encoding DUF983 domain-containing protein has translation MKRNAHTILTTLSRCLKLQCPVCGRASLVQRPFHVKHRCDVCGALFKREEGFFVGAIMANVVATEVFILVTYFVLLLARVGDQIMLTILFVMAVGFPLAFYHHAWALWLGMDHLIEGLPMPESDRSHPR, from the coding sequence ATGAAACGTAACGCCCACACCATCCTCACAACACTATCGCGTTGTCTCAAACTGCAATGCCCGGTGTGCGGCCGTGCCTCGCTCGTGCAGCGGCCTTTCCACGTAAAACATCGATGCGACGTATGCGGCGCGCTCTTCAAACGCGAGGAGGGTTTTTTTGTCGGCGCGATCATGGCCAATGTGGTCGCCACCGAGGTGTTTATTCTCGTGACGTATTTCGTCCTACTGCTGGCCAGGGTTGGTGATCAAATAATGCTGACGATTCTATTTGTGATGGCCGTCGGCTTTCCCCTCGCGTTTTACCATCACGCTTGGGCCCTTTGGCTGGGGATGGATCATCTGATCGAGGGGCTTCCGATGCCGGAGAGTGATCGGTCCCACCCACGGTAG
- a CDS encoding zincin-like metallopeptidase domain-containing protein has product MFTRVAALLIVTSLFVITPSQPRPGRKTQTPWPAGYWPLEKSQPIIEKTQTIRLAPDLSRLSAGEKLAVRKLLAVGEIFQKLYEDQRHAQALSAYEKLFELHMRVGNPAPTENLLTLYRLAQGPIATTLENKREPFLPVEPTTPGKNVYPWGVKKEEIESSFSRGTSNRDEIMDLRSVVRRATAENLRSDLAKLAKYPVLDTLHPGLKSRLTEMSTTRNQLRKAEFYAVPYSVAYADQLMKAHGLLNEAAELLEKEDEEFARFLRNRARDLLSDDYESGDAAWVTGRFKNINAQIGSYETYDDELYGVKTFFGLSLLATRPPETTALRQAMKGLQALEDSLPYEHHKKVREDIPVGVYDVIADFGQTRGGNTATILPNESYLARRYGRTILLRANIMRDPNIFESTNRTLAAAIGEEQAKALTNDGNFYRTLWHEVGHYLGVDRTKDNRDLDEALQDNGNTMEEMKADLVSLFVAEALRKQGYYTEAQLRSVYAGGILRVLQNNKPRRDQPYQTMQLMQWNFFLENGLLSFDARTGLMRIHYDKYHDVVGKLLQKVLDVQYQGDKAGSDRFIDQYAVWRDDLHGVVAKNIRDTQTYRFRLFKYAALGE; this is encoded by the coding sequence ATGTTTACCAGAGTAGCCGCGCTTCTCATCGTTACCAGCCTGTTTGTGATTACGCCATCTCAACCGCGACCGGGAAGAAAAACGCAGACGCCGTGGCCGGCCGGATACTGGCCGCTTGAAAAAAGCCAACCGATCATTGAAAAGACGCAGACGATTCGGCTGGCGCCGGACCTTTCGCGCTTGTCCGCGGGTGAAAAACTGGCGGTCCGGAAGTTACTCGCAGTGGGCGAAATTTTTCAGAAGCTTTACGAGGATCAGCGCCACGCGCAGGCGTTAAGCGCGTATGAAAAGCTTTTCGAACTGCACATGCGCGTCGGCAATCCTGCGCCCACGGAAAATCTCTTGACGCTCTATCGATTGGCTCAGGGGCCAATCGCCACCACGCTCGAAAACAAGCGTGAGCCGTTCCTGCCGGTCGAACCAACCACCCCTGGAAAGAACGTGTATCCCTGGGGCGTGAAGAAAGAGGAAATTGAAAGCTCGTTTTCCCGAGGCACGTCGAATCGTGATGAGATCATGGATCTGCGATCGGTCGTGCGCCGAGCGACGGCCGAGAATCTGCGAAGCGATCTCGCGAAGCTGGCGAAGTATCCGGTCCTCGATACCCTGCACCCGGGTTTGAAGAGCCGGCTAACGGAGATGTCCACAACGCGAAACCAACTTCGCAAAGCGGAATTCTACGCGGTCCCCTATTCCGTGGCGTATGCGGACCAGTTAATGAAAGCCCACGGCCTGCTCAACGAGGCGGCAGAACTTCTTGAAAAAGAGGACGAAGAGTTTGCCAGGTTCCTGCGGAATCGCGCGCGCGATCTTCTCTCCGACGATTATGAATCAGGCGACGCGGCGTGGGTCACCGGTCGTTTCAAGAACATCAACGCGCAAATCGGATCATACGAGACATACGACGACGAACTGTACGGGGTGAAGACTTTTTTTGGCCTCAGTTTGCTGGCGACCCGGCCGCCGGAGACGACGGCGCTCCGGCAGGCAATGAAAGGTTTGCAGGCGCTCGAAGATTCGTTGCCGTACGAACATCACAAGAAGGTTCGTGAAGACATTCCGGTCGGCGTTTACGACGTGATAGCGGATTTCGGCCAGACGCGGGGCGGCAACACGGCAACGATTCTGCCGAACGAAAGTTATCTCGCGCGGCGCTACGGCCGCACGATCCTTCTGCGCGCCAACATCATGCGCGACCCGAATATCTTCGAGAGCACGAACCGAACTCTCGCGGCGGCGATCGGTGAAGAACAAGCCAAGGCGCTGACTAACGACGGTAATTTCTATCGCACTCTGTGGCACGAAGTCGGCCATTATCTCGGCGTCGATCGCACCAAAGACAATCGCGATCTCGACGAAGCTTTGCAGGACAACGGCAACACGATGGAAGAGATGAAGGCGGATCTGGTTTCGCTGTTCGTCGCCGAAGCTTTGCGCAAGCAGGGTTACTACACCGAGGCGCAACTGCGCAGCGTTTACGCCGGCGGCATCCTGCGGGTGCTACAAAACAACAAACCGCGGCGTGACCAGCCTTACCAGACGATGCAGTTGATGCAATGGAATTTCTTTCTCGAGAACGGGCTGCTGAGTTTTGATGCGCGCACGGGACTGATGCGGATCCACTACGACAAGTACCATGACGTGGTGGGCAAGCTGCTGCAGAAAGTTCTGGACGTGCAGTATCAGGGCGACAAAGCGGGCAGTGATCGATTCATCGATCAATACGCTGTCTGGAGAGACGATCTGCACGGCGTGGTGGCCAAGAACATTCGTGACACGCAGACGTATCGGTTCAGACTGTTCAAGTACGCCGCGCTGGGCGAGTAA
- a CDS encoding DUF1684 domain-containing protein: protein MKTIGSRKLAIAATVALCFVSSCARAPRQIDRQAYAKEIEQWREKRLASLTGDSGWLTLIGLYWLDEGENRFGNDPGNAIVWPRIIPGGSGGAFVVKSGVVRLQAPASAGFTVDGQPVTNMELKSDADSNPTILRIGPISFQIIKRNDKLALRVKDPHNPDRVNFRGLEYFPTEPKWRIEARFEPYNPPKAVPILNVLNMETDEPSPGAVAFEVNGKTYRLDAITEKGNPQFFMIFADHTRGKETYGAGRYLYIDPPDANNRIVIDFNKAYSPPCAFTNFATCPLPPQQNILPVRIDAGEKFTSH from the coding sequence GTGAAAACTATAGGCAGTCGGAAACTCGCGATCGCCGCGACCGTAGCCCTGTGCTTTGTGTCCTCGTGTGCACGGGCGCCCAGGCAAATCGATCGACAGGCTTACGCGAAAGAGATTGAACAATGGCGGGAGAAACGACTTGCTAGTCTGACGGGAGACAGCGGTTGGCTGACGTTGATTGGATTGTATTGGCTTGATGAAGGCGAGAACCGGTTCGGAAACGATCCGGGAAATGCGATCGTTTGGCCTCGCATAATTCCCGGGGGCTCCGGAGGCGCGTTCGTGGTTAAGAGCGGCGTCGTGCGCTTGCAAGCACCGGCATCGGCCGGCTTCACGGTCGACGGACAACCGGTTACCAACATGGAGCTAAAGTCCGATGCCGATAGCAACCCAACGATCCTGCGGATCGGGCCTATCAGTTTTCAGATCATTAAACGCAACGATAAGTTAGCGTTGCGAGTTAAAGATCCACACAATCCCGATCGGGTGAACTTTCGCGGACTCGAGTACTTTCCCACTGAGCCCAAGTGGCGCATCGAAGCGCGGTTCGAACCTTACAACCCACCCAAGGCGGTTCCGATTCTAAACGTACTTAACATGGAGACGGATGAGCCGTCGCCCGGCGCCGTTGCGTTCGAGGTCAACGGGAAGACCTATCGACTGGACGCAATTACCGAAAAAGGCAATCCGCAGTTCTTCATGATCTTCGCAGATCACACGCGCGGCAAAGAGACGTATGGCGCCGGCCGGTATCTCTACATCGATCCGCCCGATGCAAACAATCGGATCGTGATCGATTTCAACAAGGCTTACAGTCCGCCCTGTGCATTCACTAACTTTGCGACCTGCCCACTACCGCCACAGCAGAATATTCTGCCCGTTAGGATCGACGCAGGTGAGAAGTTTACTAGTCACTAG
- a CDS encoding DUF2911 domain-containing protein, protein MISRKRFSLLLATAAFTLTSAVCALAQQPPVTVKPIRPSQKASVMQTFGTTDVTITYSRPGVKGRKIWGDPPAGMEARAPGEATLDNQNERKPGEPIVPYNHVWRAGANEATLFQVTDDVLINGQPLKAGSYSLHTIPGKDEWTIIFNSDPGQWGSFNYDSKKDTLRVKTKPEAAADNQEWLQYTIDPVDASSARVNIRWEKLTVPFTVAVKDAKALWRAKADAVIAANPTNELLTRQVALTYLGDKNYDEALKFIDQSIKVKETFQNLSSKANILWAAGRKDEAIKVADAAIAKGKADKANTTAFEKRVADMKAGKL, encoded by the coding sequence ATGATTTCTCGTAAACGATTCTCTCTTCTTCTGGCCACGGCTGCGTTCACGCTAACCTCCGCCGTGTGCGCCCTCGCGCAACAGCCACCGGTGACGGTTAAGCCGATTCGGCCGAGCCAAAAGGCCAGCGTCATGCAGACGTTTGGGACGACGGACGTGACGATCACTTACAGTCGCCCGGGCGTCAAAGGGCGGAAGATTTGGGGCGACCCGCCCGCCGGAATGGAGGCCCGCGCTCCGGGTGAGGCGACACTGGACAATCAGAACGAGCGCAAGCCCGGCGAACCAATCGTTCCGTATAACCACGTCTGGCGCGCCGGCGCGAACGAAGCGACGCTGTTTCAGGTCACTGACGATGTCTTGATCAACGGCCAACCGTTGAAGGCCGGCTCGTACAGTCTGCATACGATTCCCGGTAAGGACGAATGGACGATCATTTTCAATAGTGATCCCGGGCAATGGGGCAGCTTCAATTACGACAGTAAGAAAGATACGCTGCGCGTCAAGACCAAGCCGGAGGCAGCAGCCGACAACCAGGAATGGTTGCAGTACACAATCGATCCGGTTGACGCTAGTTCTGCGCGCGTCAACATCCGCTGGGAAAAGCTGACCGTGCCTTTCACCGTGGCGGTGAAGGACGCGAAGGCGCTCTGGCGCGCGAAGGCCGACGCGGTGATCGCAGCGAACCCGACTAATGAGCTATTGACGCGACAGGTGGCATTGACCTACCTGGGTGACAAGAATTACGACGAGGCGCTGAAGTTCATCGATCAGTCGATCAAAGTCAAAGAGACCTTTCAAAACCTCTCTTCCAAAGCCAACATTCTTTGGGCCGCCGGTAGAAAGGACGAAGCGATTAAGGTTGCCGACGCTGCGATCGCCAAAGGCAAAGCTGACAAGGCAAACACC